The Dyadobacter sandarakinus DNA window TATAACCATTATCGGCCAGGGTCATCAATGCATCAATCGCGCTCAGGCTCGATCCCAGTACTGCTACATCGGCCTCTTTGGGAATTTTGGCGAGAATCGGGTCTGATGGCCAGGGCGAACCGAAGTAGTTTTCCTTGTCATTCAGCTCGGGATAATTATCCGCTACCGGCGTGCCGGGTGCCAGTACCACAAAGTCGCACTGGTGTTTACGGTTATCAGACAGGCGGATCTCAAATTGCTCTCCCGACTTGGTGATGCTGAGCGCCCTGGCATGAATCACGTCTACCTGCATCCCCTCTTCCTTGGCGAGGGCAAAGTAATGGTCAAACTGCTCTTTCAGATAGTCACCGTAAAGCCGGCGGGTCGTAAATGCTTCGTCGCGGCCCTGGTTGTCCACCACTTCATGTCCGACGCGCTGCTCGTGGCGGATAAGCCACTCACTGAAATGCTCAGGCTCGCTGAAATGGATACCCATGAGATCCGCCTGCGTGTTCAGGATGTGGCCGGGCTCTTTGGTACCGAAGGCGAGGCCTTTACCTACCTCTTCGTTTTCCTCGATGATTGTGATGCCTACCTCCTGGTGGCGAGAAGCGATGCGGAGTTGCAGAAAAAGCTCAATGTACGCCGAGATGCCGCACGCACCTCCGCCAATAATCGCAATATTGGTCAAACTCATTATGTATGTTCCTGTTCGTTGTTGTGTAAGCCTGCATTGCAGGTTTAAGTAGAAGTAAAAAGAACCGTGCTAAGGCATTACAGCACAAGCCTGAGTAATCACGACATCAGAAATACTCCCCCGGTGCAAGCTGGAACCCACCGGGTAAACTGCGCGGTAACAAAAAAGCGGCACCCTGGAAGAGGGTGCCGCCGTCTGCGGCCCGAGCCGCGTATTTCAGCCAGGATTTAAAACGAATACCTCAGCGTTACGCCGTAGGTTCGCTGGTCGCCTACGATACCGGCATATTGCCCGTAGCTGCCCGGGGCTGCAAGAAGCAGCTCGTAGTAGTCTTTGTTGAAAATATTTCTTGCCCAGACAAAAACTGAAATTCCATTGGAAGCCCGGAAGCCCGCGCGACCGTTGGTCAGTGAGTAACCGTCAATGTTCAGGTACTTCGAAGGTGACGGGCTTGATGAGAACTTGGAGCGGGCAAACACGTCAACACCGAGGAAATAGTTGCCTTTGAGTCCCAGGAACGTTCCTTTGGTATTTACCTCACCTCCCACGGAGCCCGACCATTTGGAGATACCCGGAAGTTCCCCGCCGGAAACATCCTTGAAAGCCTGCGGGCCGCCTACTTCTTCCAGCGGTACGGGCGCATTGGCAAATTTCACATACTTACCGTCGGTGTACGCTACTGCCGCGTTCAGTGATAAATGCGGCCAGCGAACGTTTCCGTCCAGCTCGACCCCTTGTACACGTACTTTCTCTGCATTTGCCAGGTAGCCACGGTTCACACCCGGTTCAGGCGTTTGTACCTGAGTCTGGTAATCACGGATGTCTGAGCGGTACACGGTCAGGTTCAGGATCGAGTTGGCAGTAGGCTTGGTTTTGAATCCCAGCTCCTTATGCTCCACATGCTCCGGTTTTACGTTTGCAAGGTCCAGCAGGATGGCACCATTTGCGGTAGGCAGACCACCCACGTTCACACCGATGGGCTTATAACCAATCGAGTAGGTTGCAAATGCATTGAACCGCGTGCTGGGACGGTATTGGGCGGATAGTTGGCCCGAGAAGTTACCCTGGTCATAATCCGTGTCAAAGGCCTGATCAGAGTAAACACCTTTTTTCAGCGTCAGCAGCGCTGCATCGGTGGTCTGCAAACCTCCGTACGTTTCCCTTTTATAGTTTACAACCTTCTTATCGTAGTTGTAGCGCACGCCGGGCAGTATATGAAACTGGCTGGTGACCGCCCAGTCAACGTTGGCAAATACCGCCAGTGAAGTGCTCTTGATGCGGTTGGTGGTACGGATCCCGAAGTTGTCAAACAAGCCCGGTGTTTTCCAGAGCTCGCTGGTAGAGCTTTGCGCAAACCGCCATTGTGCCGATCCCGCTTCTTCCGTCTGGACCGGATCCGATTTCAGGTCCTGCCACAATCCGAACAACCCTACTACCCCGCTCAGCTTGGGCGAAATTTGTCCTGAATAACGAAGCTCCTGCGACCATTGATCATGTACGGAGTTCCCCGACGAGATCGTGAACACGGGCAGGCCAATGTAGTCGCGGTCGTTGAGCGGCACCCACTTCCAGTAGCGCCAGGCCGACGTGGAAGTCAGCGTACCGTTCCCGATTTTGATATCCGCATTTACCGAAACACCGCCCAGGCGATTATCGGCCTTGGAAGGTGTATCCAGGTCGAGTTTTCTTTCAAATGCACTTTTATAAGGAAGTGAATAACCCAGGTCTGCAATGATCGCGTTGAACTGGCGGTAAGCAGGGCGCAGCGTAGGCACCACACCGGCTACGGGCCAGCCATAACCATTGGGTTTCTGATCGGAAAGGTCGCCGATGACCGTAATAGCCACCTTGCTGCTGGGAGTATACAGGAACTGGCCGCGTACCCCGAGGTTATTGATGTCGTTGATCGGCTGCTGGGTATGTACGTTGTAAAACAAACCATTGCGCTGGGTACCTGTAAAGGAAACCCTTGCTGCGAGCTTTTTGCTGATGGGGCCGGTCACGGAGGCTTTTGCCTGCACAAATCCGAAATTTCCATAGCTCAGCTCAAAGCTGCCGCCCGGATCAAAGCTGGCGGCGCGGGTTGTAATATTGAAGGCGCCGGCAGTGGTATTTTTACCAAAAAGGGTACCCTGCGGCCCACGGAGAACTTCAATGCGGTCAATATCAATGAAGTCGAGCGCGGTGGCAGCGGGCCGTGCATAGTACACCCCATCCACATAAAACCCGACGCCAGGGTCTATCCCGTCGTTCGTAAGTCCGTAGGTGGAGCCCAATCCGCGAATGTTCAGCGTGGTATTGCGTGCATTGGATACATAAAGCTGCACGGTAGGCACAAGCTCCTTCAGCCTGTTCACATTGAATGCGCCTGCGTCCTCGGCGGCCGATCCCCTGATTACCGAAATGGGGATAGGTACTTCCTGGGCCGATTCCTGACGGCGGCGTGAAGATATAATGA harbors:
- a CDS encoding TonB-dependent receptor, which gives rise to MKPFFKTIFISSLLLVSFFAQAQDQPIINATVTGTVLDATSDTPLVGATVTIKGTTNGDATDANGQFELVTGQKLPFTVIVSFLGYAKKEVVVNGGNITIKLDPAAGKLEDVIISSRRRQESAQEVPIPISVIRGSAAEDAGAFNVNRLKELVPTVQLYVSNARNTTLNIRGLGSTYGLTNDGIDPGVGFYVDGVYYARPAATALDFIDIDRIEVLRGPQGTLFGKNTTAGAFNITTRAASFDPGGSFELSYGNFGFVQAKASVTGPISKKLAARVSFTGTQRNGLFYNVHTQQPINDINNLGVRGQFLYTPSSKVAITVIGDLSDQKPNGYGWPVAGVVPTLRPAYRQFNAIIADLGYSLPYKSAFERKLDLDTPSKADNRLGGVSVNADIKIGNGTLTSTSAWRYWKWVPLNDRDYIGLPVFTISSGNSVHDQWSQELRYSGQISPKLSGVVGLFGLWQDLKSDPVQTEEAGSAQWRFAQSSTSELWKTPGLFDNFGIRTTNRIKSTSLAVFANVDWAVTSQFHILPGVRYNYDKKVVNYKRETYGGLQTTDAALLTLKKGVYSDQAFDTDYDQGNFSGQLSAQYRPSTRFNAFATYSIGYKPIGVNVGGLPTANGAILLDLANVKPEHVEHKELGFKTKPTANSILNLTVYRSDIRDYQTQVQTPEPGVNRGYLANAEKVRVQGVELDGNVRWPHLSLNAAVAYTDGKYVKFANAPVPLEEVGGPQAFKDVSGGELPGISKWSGSVGGEVNTKGTFLGLKGNYFLGVDVFARSKFSSSPSPSKYLNIDGYSLTNGRAGFRASNGISVFVWARNIFNKDYYELLLAAPGSYGQYAGIVGDQRTYGVTLRYSF